The Hippoglossus stenolepis isolate QCI-W04-F060 chromosome 11, HSTE1.2, whole genome shotgun sequence genome includes a window with the following:
- the LOC118118028 gene encoding alpha-(1,3)-fucosyltransferase 7 — translation MKKCLFLSFPCVLLLCLYNGWLRRLGSLTAINPTAVCNRGSNSSRNVTILLWYWPFGMSNNLEGDVCWDLYRIPHCRLVDKRSLFSSVDVVVFHNRELIQGRQKLPLALPRPQCQRWAWMSLEAPVHNGNLRQFANIFNMTITYRRDSDVAAPYGKLLPKETGGHPVANDLRNKSSLVCWVVSNYQRHQKRSQVYSELNAAAPVKVYGQWTKNSLSSTDLLPTISRCYFYLAFENSLSKDYITEKLWKNAYQSGAVPVVLGPPLTDYKAVAPPNSFIHIDEFASVKELGKYLQELAKDKKRYDEYFTWKQEWNVKLYIDWRERLCKICLQYDSLPRQKVYSDLSAWANS, via the coding sequence ATGAAGAAgtgcctcttcctctccttcccttgTGTTTTACTGCTGTGTCTTTACAATGGCTGGCTGAGAAGACTCGGCAGTCTGACAGCCATAAATCCAACCGCCGTCTGTAACCGcggcagcaacagcagcagaaatgtaaCCATCTTGTTGTGGTACTGGCCCTTCGGCATGTCTAATAATCTGGAGGGTGACGTGTGCTGGGACCTCTACCGCATCCCTCACTGCAGACTGGTGGACAAGCGCTCCTTGTTCTCTTCGGTTGATGTGGTGGTCTTCCACAACAGAGAGCTGATTCAGGGACGCCAGAAACTGCCGTTAGCTCTTCCACGGCCACAGTGCCAGAGGTGGGCCTGGATGTCCCTGGAGGCCCCCGTTCACAATGGAAACTTGCGACAGTTTGCAAATATTTTCAACATGACGATAACCTACAGGAGGGATTCTGACGTCGCTGCACCATATGGCAAGCTGCTACCAAAGGAGACCGGAGGACATCCGGTGGCAAACGACCTTCGGAATAAGAGCTCTCTGGTCTGTTGGGTGGTCAGCAACTACCAGAGGCACCAGAAGAGAAGCCAAGTGTACAGCGAGCTCAATGCCGCAGCTCCTGTGAAGGTTTATGGGCAATGGACAAAGAACAGCCTCTCCTCCACTGACCTCTTACCGACAATCTCTCGCTGCTACTTCTATTTGGCCTTTGAGAACTCATTGTCCAAAGATTATATCACGGAAAAGTTGTGGAAGAATGCTTATCAAAGTGGGGCAGTTCCTGTTGTCCTTGGACCGCCGCTGACCGATTACAAAGCTGTGGCCCCACCTAATTCCTTCATCCACATTGATGAGTTTGCGTCGGTAAAAGAGTTAGGAAAGTATCTACAAGAGCTGGCAAAGGACAAGAAACGCTACGATGAATATTTCACCTGGAAACAAGAGTGGAACGTGAAACTGTACAtagactggagagagagactctgTAAGATCTGTTTACAGTACGACAGTTTACCTCGGCAGAAAGTGTACTCTGATTTAAGTGCCTGGGCCAATTCTTAA